One genomic segment of Kiritimatiella glycovorans includes these proteins:
- the metG gene encoding methionine--tRNA ligase, with amino-acid sequence MTEPLHYYVTTPIYYVNDRPHIGHAYTTILADVLANYHRLLGVPTWFLTGTDEHGQKVQQAAEKKGITPQQQCDDTVVRFRELWERLEITHDDFIRTTEERHTTIVQAVLQDLYDRGEIYRAEYEGWYCVGCERFYTEKDLVEGRCPECDRAVDPIRESNYFFRMSRYRDWLIEYIQSHPGFIRPDFRANETLGFLKQPLQDLCISRPKTRLTWGIELPFDRDFVTYVWFDALLNYVTAVGYGSDDERFRRWWPASCHLIGKDILTTHTVYWPTMLKAMGLPMPESIFAHGWWLTGRTKMSKSLGNVVNPMEMIERYGVDPFRYFLIAEMKLGQDASFTEEAFITRYNSDLANDLGNLLSRVLNMLHRYCGGTIPAVDAEALEGDEEQEVWALTQKAVDAMEAAVPAMELDSGLASVMEAVRGVNRYLERKSPWTRWKEGAQEDVALTLYAAAESLRVAAALLYPVMPAKMLDLRAALGMERRAPEVRHLRNRRELEPGSAVERRAVLFPRAEMAEETGAAAGKPAAPPEKKEGISMETITIDDFAKVQLKTARIESAERIEGTDKLMKLQVDLGDEPRQLVAGIAAQYAPEDLPGKTVVVVANLKPARLRGVESQGMVLAASKGDRLCLLSPESDLGPGADVR; translated from the coding sequence ATGACCGAGCCCTTACATTATTACGTCACGACGCCGATTTATTACGTCAACGACCGGCCGCACATCGGCCATGCGTATACGACGATCCTCGCCGACGTGCTGGCGAACTATCACCGCCTGCTCGGGGTCCCGACCTGGTTCCTGACGGGCACGGACGAGCACGGGCAGAAGGTGCAGCAGGCGGCGGAGAAAAAGGGCATTACGCCGCAGCAGCAGTGCGACGATACGGTCGTCCGCTTCAGGGAACTGTGGGAGCGGCTGGAGATCACGCACGATGACTTCATCCGCACCACGGAGGAGCGCCATACGACGATCGTGCAGGCCGTGCTGCAGGATCTCTACGACCGCGGCGAGATCTACCGCGCGGAGTACGAGGGCTGGTATTGCGTCGGCTGCGAGCGGTTCTACACCGAAAAGGACCTCGTCGAAGGACGCTGCCCGGAATGCGACCGTGCGGTCGACCCGATTCGCGAGTCGAACTACTTCTTCCGGATGAGCCGCTACCGGGACTGGCTGATCGAATACATCCAAAGCCACCCCGGCTTCATCCGCCCCGACTTCCGCGCCAACGAGACGCTCGGGTTCCTCAAACAGCCGCTGCAGGATCTGTGTATCTCGCGGCCGAAGACCCGGCTCACCTGGGGCATCGAGCTTCCGTTCGACCGCGATTTCGTCACGTATGTGTGGTTTGACGCCCTGCTCAATTACGTCACCGCCGTCGGGTACGGGAGCGACGACGAACGGTTCCGCCGCTGGTGGCCGGCCTCCTGCCACCTGATCGGCAAGGACATCCTCACCACGCACACCGTGTACTGGCCTACCATGCTCAAGGCGATGGGGCTGCCGATGCCGGAGAGCATCTTCGCCCACGGATGGTGGCTCACGGGCCGGACGAAGATGAGCAAGTCGCTGGGGAATGTCGTCAACCCGATGGAGATGATCGAACGCTACGGCGTCGACCCGTTCCGCTATTTTCTGATCGCCGAAATGAAACTCGGTCAGGACGCCTCGTTCACGGAGGAGGCCTTTATCACGCGCTACAACAGCGATCTCGCCAACGACCTCGGCAACCTGCTCAGCCGGGTGCTGAATATGCTCCACCGTTACTGCGGAGGGACGATCCCCGCGGTCGACGCGGAGGCGCTGGAGGGAGATGAGGAGCAGGAGGTGTGGGCCTTGACGCAGAAGGCGGTGGACGCCATGGAAGCCGCCGTCCCGGCGATGGAACTCGATTCGGGACTCGCCTCCGTCATGGAGGCGGTGCGGGGAGTGAACCGCTATCTCGAACGCAAGTCGCCCTGGACGCGCTGGAAGGAGGGCGCGCAGGAGGACGTGGCCCTGACGCTGTACGCGGCGGCCGAGTCGCTGCGCGTGGCCGCGGCGCTGCTGTACCCCGTAATGCCCGCGAAAATGCTCGATCTGCGCGCCGCGCTGGGGATGGAGCGCCGCGCGCCGGAGGTCAGACACCTGCGCAACCGCCGCGAACTCGAGCCGGGCAGCGCCGTGGAACGCAGGGCCGTACTCTTTCCGCGCGCCGAAATGGCGGAAGAGACCGGGGCCGCTGCCGGGAAACCGGCCGCGCCGCCGGAGAAGAAGGAAGGGATATCCATGGAGACGATTACGATCGACGATTTCGCGAAGGTGCAGCTCAAGACCGCGCGGATTGAATCCGCCGAGCGGATCGAAGGCACGGACAAGCTGATGAAGCTGCAGGTCGACCTCGGCGATGAACCGCGCCAGCTGGTGGCGGGGATTGCAGCGCAGTATGCTCCCGAGGATCTGCCGGGGAAAACCGTGGTGGTGGTCGCCAATCTGAAGCCGGCCAGGCTGCGCGGGGTGGAATCTCAGGGGATGGTCCTGGCCGCCAGCAAGGGAGACCGATTATGCCTGCTCTCGCCCGAATCGGATCTGGGCCCGGGGGCCGACGTGCGCTGA
- the ppk1 gene encoding polyphosphate kinase 1 → MAPDRSHFINRELSWLDFNDRVLAEARDPGTPLLERLRFLSITASNLDEFFMVRVGGLQLQRREGKRKKDPSGLTPAGQLKAILKRVRSMVETQYACYREDLEPALARAGIRRARPEEVESEPRRFLRSAFEEQLFPLITPMSIEAEGPMPLIHNLELHMAVLLSGGEDGGTELAVMPLGRATHRFFSLPSRDELYHYMTLEDVVRMHAAEWFPGRPVQEAAAFRVTRNADLAVQEDEAPDLLSGMEEVLEARKQSGPVRLEIEGAASHELRSRLQDRLGLKRPEVFPVHGPLNLNDFGALADMEGFDEHKFEPWPPQPSPEVDPGRPMFDQISERSLLLYHPYESFDPVVRFIEEAAADPDVLAIKQVLYRTSRNSPVVEALKRAAESNKYVTAVVELRARFDEARNIEWARQLEQSGVQVIYGVRGLKTHAKVCIVMRREPDGIVRYVHYGTGNFNEVTARVYGDLSYMTSDPNLGADASSFFNAVCGYSQPRHFNGLLMAPIHMRDGLVALIEQEIERSRQGQKAAIDAKMNSLVDPGMIGKLYEASKAGVRIRLNVRGICCLRPGVKGLSENITVLSIIDRFLEHARVFRFRHGGEHLTYIGSADWMPRNLDRRVEVLVPVDDAPSRKRLRKILDVHFSDSEKSWTLGPDGNWSRTKAAKRKKVRSQAELHRRACEAFRTARQANRTVLQPHLPQEGDRGMNR, encoded by the coding sequence ATGGCGCCCGATCGTTCGCATTTCATCAATCGGGAGTTGAGCTGGCTCGATTTCAACGACCGCGTCCTCGCCGAGGCCCGCGACCCCGGGACGCCGCTGCTCGAACGGCTCCGGTTCCTGTCCATCACCGCCTCGAACCTCGACGAGTTTTTCATGGTCCGCGTGGGCGGACTGCAGCTCCAGCGCCGGGAGGGCAAGCGCAAAAAAGACCCCTCGGGGCTGACGCCCGCCGGCCAGCTCAAGGCGATACTCAAGCGGGTGCGGTCGATGGTCGAAACCCAGTACGCATGCTATCGCGAGGACCTCGAACCCGCGCTGGCGCGCGCGGGCATACGCCGCGCGCGTCCGGAGGAAGTGGAAAGCGAGCCGCGCCGCTTTCTCCGCTCCGCCTTCGAGGAACAGCTCTTCCCGCTGATCACGCCGATGTCGATCGAAGCCGAGGGGCCGATGCCGCTGATCCATAACCTGGAACTGCATATGGCCGTCCTGCTCTCGGGCGGAGAAGACGGCGGCACGGAACTGGCGGTGATGCCCCTGGGAAGGGCCACCCACCGCTTCTTTTCGCTGCCGTCCCGCGATGAACTCTACCACTACATGACGCTCGAGGATGTCGTGCGCATGCACGCGGCCGAGTGGTTTCCCGGCCGGCCGGTGCAGGAGGCCGCGGCGTTCCGGGTCACGCGCAACGCGGACCTGGCGGTCCAGGAGGACGAGGCGCCGGACCTGTTGAGCGGCATGGAGGAGGTGCTGGAGGCGCGCAAACAGAGCGGTCCGGTGCGGCTGGAGATCGAAGGCGCGGCTTCCCATGAACTCCGGTCCCGCCTGCAGGATCGGCTCGGACTGAAGCGCCCCGAAGTGTTTCCCGTCCACGGTCCCCTGAACCTGAACGATTTCGGCGCATTGGCCGATATGGAGGGCTTCGACGAACACAAGTTCGAGCCCTGGCCGCCGCAGCCTTCGCCGGAAGTGGATCCCGGCAGGCCCATGTTCGACCAGATCTCGGAGCGGTCCCTGCTGCTGTATCATCCGTACGAATCCTTCGACCCCGTGGTCCGTTTTATCGAGGAGGCGGCCGCCGACCCGGACGTGCTGGCCATCAAGCAGGTCCTCTACCGCACCAGCAGGAACAGCCCGGTCGTCGAGGCCCTCAAACGCGCGGCGGAGTCGAATAAATACGTGACGGCCGTGGTCGAACTGCGCGCGCGGTTCGACGAGGCCCGCAACATCGAGTGGGCACGCCAGCTCGAACAGTCGGGCGTCCAGGTGATCTACGGCGTGCGCGGACTCAAGACGCACGCGAAAGTCTGTATCGTCATGCGCCGCGAGCCGGACGGAATCGTCCGCTATGTCCACTACGGGACCGGAAACTTCAACGAAGTGACCGCCCGGGTCTACGGCGATCTGAGCTACATGACGTCCGATCCGAACCTGGGCGCGGACGCGTCATCGTTCTTCAACGCCGTCTGCGGCTATTCGCAGCCCCGGCATTTCAACGGCCTGCTGATGGCGCCGATCCATATGCGCGACGGCCTCGTCGCGCTGATCGAGCAGGAGATCGAGCGCAGCCGGCAGGGACAGAAGGCGGCGATCGACGCCAAGATGAATTCGCTCGTCGATCCCGGCATGATCGGGAAACTGTACGAGGCGTCAAAGGCGGGCGTCCGCATCCGGCTGAACGTGCGCGGGATCTGCTGCCTGCGACCCGGCGTGAAAGGGTTGAGCGAGAACATTACCGTGCTGAGCATCATCGACCGCTTCCTGGAACATGCGCGGGTCTTTCGCTTCCGCCACGGCGGCGAACACCTCACGTATATCGGCAGCGCCGACTGGATGCCGCGCAACCTCGACCGGCGGGTCGAGGTGCTGGTGCCGGTCGACGATGCCCCCTCCCGGAAACGGCTGCGAAAGATCCTCGATGTCCACTTCAGCGATTCGGAAAAGAGCTGGACGCTGGGACCCGACGGGAACTGGAGCCGTACGAAGGCGGCGAAACGCAAAAAAGTGCGCAGCCAGGCCGAACTCCACCGGCGGGCATGCGAGGCCTTCCGCACCGCCCGGCAGGCGAACCGCACCGTCCTTCAGCCGCACCTTCCGCAGGAGGGCGATCGCGGGATGAACCGGTAG
- a CDS encoding HD domain-containing protein produces the protein MKQGSTEQVEYRVRAVIDIGATSVRMAVAQIAGDGSVEMLESLQQGVGLGRDTFTTGRIRLSTTEECVRVLRSFREVLRQYRIDHPDCLRAVATSAVREARNRDAFLDRLYIATGIPVEAIDGAEVNRLTFFSVQALLREHEALLSDQLLVVEVGGGSTEILGFRQGRVAFAHTYRIGAFRLREMLEDYRQPQAQLREILDSEARTGVRQIRETFRGRKSPVILYLGGEARFAAARLGAKQGGAVQRIAVTRLAKLADEMLGYSVDELVRRYHLSYSDAETLGPALLTQVRLAEALNLRYVYTGTPTLRDGLIAEMAAGSAWTSDFVEQILASVQEVGRKFDYDYAHAEVVVTAARKLFDALRDEHQLSFHYEVLLIVAGWLHDIGTYISNRSHHKHTQYLIENSDIFGLSGEDLKLAALVARYHRRAVPRPTHEDYMQLDRSRKLTVSKLASILRVADALDRGHAQHLRDMSVTVEPDRVVIEAARPGDVTLENMALREKGRFFEQIYGRKVVLRPSRRGE, from the coding sequence TTGAAGCAGGGATCCACAGAGCAGGTGGAATACCGGGTGCGGGCCGTGATCGATATCGGGGCAACGTCCGTGCGCATGGCGGTCGCGCAGATCGCCGGAGACGGATCCGTCGAGATGCTCGAGTCGCTCCAGCAGGGCGTCGGTCTCGGACGCGACACCTTTACCACCGGACGGATCCGGCTCTCGACGACCGAAGAGTGCGTGCGGGTGCTGCGCAGTTTCCGCGAGGTGCTCCGCCAGTACCGGATCGATCACCCCGACTGCCTGCGCGCCGTCGCCACCAGCGCCGTCCGCGAGGCGCGCAACCGCGACGCCTTCCTCGACCGCCTCTACATCGCCACCGGCATCCCCGTCGAGGCCATCGACGGGGCGGAGGTGAACCGGCTGACGTTCTTCAGCGTCCAGGCCCTTTTGCGCGAGCACGAAGCGCTCCTCAGCGACCAGCTTCTGGTGGTCGAAGTGGGGGGCGGCAGCACGGAAATCCTCGGGTTCCGCCAGGGGCGCGTGGCCTTTGCTCACACCTACCGCATCGGCGCGTTCCGGCTGCGCGAGATGCTGGAGGACTACCGCCAGCCGCAGGCGCAGCTGCGCGAGATCCTCGACTCCGAGGCGCGTACCGGCGTGCGCCAGATACGCGAGACGTTCCGCGGGCGGAAATCCCCGGTTATTCTCTACCTGGGCGGCGAGGCGCGGTTCGCCGCCGCGCGCCTCGGCGCGAAACAGGGCGGCGCCGTGCAGCGCATCGCCGTCACCCGGCTGGCTAAACTGGCCGACGAGATGCTCGGCTATTCCGTGGACGAGCTGGTGCGCCGTTATCATCTTTCGTACAGCGACGCGGAGACGCTGGGTCCCGCGCTGCTCACCCAGGTGCGCCTGGCGGAGGCGTTGAACCTCCGTTACGTGTACACCGGCACTCCTACGCTGCGCGACGGACTGATTGCCGAGATGGCCGCCGGAAGCGCGTGGACCTCCGATTTCGTCGAGCAGATCCTGGCCTCGGTCCAGGAGGTCGGGCGCAAATTCGACTACGACTACGCGCATGCGGAAGTGGTGGTTACGGCCGCGCGCAAACTCTTCGATGCGCTCCGTGACGAGCATCAGCTTTCCTTTCATTACGAAGTGCTGCTCATCGTGGCAGGTTGGCTGCACGACATCGGCACGTACATCAGCAACCGCAGCCATCACAAACACACCCAGTACCTGATCGAGAACAGCGACATCTTCGGACTGAGCGGCGAGGATCTCAAACTGGCTGCGCTGGTGGCGCGCTATCACCGCCGCGCCGTTCCGCGGCCGACGCACGAGGACTACATGCAGCTCGACCGGAGCCGGAAGCTGACGGTCAGTAAACTGGCCTCGATCCTTCGCGTAGCCGACGCCCTCGACCGGGGGCACGCCCAGCATCTGCGCGATATGAGTGTGACGGTGGAGCCGGACCGGGTCGTGATCGAGGCCGCCCGGCCGGGGGATGTCACCCTCGAGAACATGGCCCTGCGTGAAAAGGGGCGGTTTTTCGAGCAGATTTACGGACGGAAGGTCGTGCTGCGGCCTTCCCGCAGAGGGGAGTAG
- a CDS encoding DUF6250 domain-containing protein, producing the protein MLLVSPFFLSGCAMLDRSPQRIDGARLLYRESFERARARWRWTVGPGGEVGYDREAGCLDVLAPEGATVWFETELVAPLRIEFEVEVLDLEGEGRTDLSFFAPARDPASPNDPPFAPRDPRALEHFGDLRSYFLGYGMADNKVTRFARLAGGDRTADVLGQKRHELYLLEPGPRYRFALVIHPPRVAVYRNRTLLFEDVDPEALSRGWFGIHFGGMHARLNDVQIYRLPPLKK; encoded by the coding sequence ATGCTTCTCGTGTCGCCGTTCTTCCTGTCGGGGTGTGCGATGCTGGACCGATCCCCGCAGCGCATCGACGGGGCACGCCTGCTCTACCGTGAGTCCTTCGAACGGGCGCGGGCCCGCTGGCGCTGGACGGTGGGGCCGGGGGGCGAGGTCGGATACGACCGGGAGGCGGGCTGCCTGGATGTCCTTGCTCCGGAAGGGGCGACGGTCTGGTTCGAAACGGAACTGGTCGCGCCGCTTCGAATCGAGTTCGAGGTGGAGGTGCTTGACCTCGAAGGGGAGGGCCGCACCGATCTCTCGTTCTTTGCGCCGGCCCGGGATCCGGCGTCGCCGAACGATCCCCCCTTCGCGCCGCGCGATCCCCGCGCACTGGAGCACTTCGGTGATCTGCGCTCCTACTTTCTGGGATACGGCATGGCGGACAACAAGGTGACCCGTTTCGCCCGGCTGGCGGGAGGAGATCGCACCGCCGATGTGCTGGGGCAAAAGAGACACGAGCTGTACCTGCTCGAGCCCGGCCCGCGCTACCGCTTCGCCCTCGTGATCCATCCGCCGCGCGTCGCGGTGTACCGGAATCGCACGCTCCTGTTCGAGGATGTCGATCCCGAGGCGCTGAGCCGGGGCTGGTTCGGCATCCATTTCGGGGGGATGCACGCGCGCCTCAACGATGTCCAGATCTACCGCCTCCCGCCCCTGAAGAAATGA
- a CDS encoding YifB family Mg chelatase-like AAA ATPase, protein MLANLHSGTLYGVDAVPVEIEVNTAYGEEVRVVIVGLPDTAVRESTDRVWSALIESGFMPHRGRTIINLAPADMKKEGPAFDLPIALGVLAAKGDLAAGRLDTLCIAGELALSGEVRAIRGALPLALGARERGHRALLLPADNADEAAVVEDLEVYPVRTLREAADFIDGRIAIERRRVPERAFEEGTAYDEDLGEVRGQESARRAVEVAVAGGHNLLVIGPPGTGKTMLARRIPSILPEMTLDEALEATKIHSIAGTLPRSSPLLRRRPFRSPHHTISDAGLLGGGTHPAPGEVSLAHHGVLFLDELPEFQRAVLEVLRQPLEDGEVTIARAAATVTFPSRFILVASMNPCPCGYYGDPRRACRCTPRQIRRYRDRLSGPLLDRIDLHVEVPAVSARELQSSQNGESSSAVRRRVVAARQRQQRRFAASPPVRCNAAMPARLVRRSCRPDDGAAALLRMAMDEQHLSARAHDRILKVARTIADLEGCEDLKPEHISEAIQYRSLDRQYGL, encoded by the coding sequence ATGCTCGCCAACCTTCATTCCGGCACCCTGTATGGCGTCGACGCGGTCCCCGTCGAGATCGAGGTCAACACCGCTTACGGCGAAGAGGTCAGAGTCGTCATCGTGGGGCTCCCCGACACCGCGGTGCGGGAGAGCACGGACCGCGTCTGGTCCGCGCTGATCGAGTCGGGATTCATGCCGCACCGCGGCAGGACGATCATCAATCTGGCCCCGGCGGACATGAAAAAGGAGGGTCCGGCTTTCGATCTTCCGATCGCGCTCGGCGTGCTCGCGGCCAAGGGCGATCTCGCCGCCGGCCGGCTGGACACCCTGTGCATTGCGGGCGAACTGGCCCTGAGCGGAGAGGTGCGCGCGATACGCGGCGCTCTTCCGCTGGCGCTGGGCGCGCGGGAGCGGGGGCATCGCGCGCTGCTCCTGCCCGCCGACAACGCCGATGAAGCGGCGGTCGTGGAGGATCTCGAGGTCTATCCCGTACGGACGCTGCGCGAGGCCGCGGATTTCATCGACGGCCGGATCGCGATTGAGCGGCGGCGGGTGCCGGAACGCGCGTTTGAAGAGGGCACGGCCTACGACGAGGATCTCGGCGAGGTGCGCGGGCAGGAATCGGCGCGGCGGGCGGTCGAGGTGGCCGTGGCGGGCGGACACAATCTGCTGGTAATCGGGCCGCCGGGCACCGGCAAGACGATGCTTGCGAGGCGCATCCCCTCGATTCTGCCGGAGATGACCCTGGACGAGGCGCTCGAAGCGACCAAGATCCACAGCATCGCCGGCACACTCCCCCGTTCGAGTCCGCTGCTGAGGCGGCGTCCCTTCCGCTCGCCGCACCACACCATCTCCGACGCGGGTCTGCTCGGCGGCGGCACGCATCCCGCGCCGGGCGAGGTCAGCCTGGCGCATCACGGCGTGCTCTTCCTCGACGAGCTGCCCGAGTTCCAGCGCGCCGTGCTCGAGGTGCTGCGTCAGCCGCTCGAAGACGGCGAAGTCACCATCGCACGCGCCGCGGCGACCGTGACGTTTCCCAGCCGGTTTATCCTGGTCGCCTCGATGAACCCCTGTCCCTGCGGGTACTACGGCGACCCGCGCCGCGCGTGCCGCTGCACGCCGCGCCAGATCCGGCGCTACCGCGACCGCCTCTCGGGACCGCTTCTCGACCGCATCGATCTGCACGTCGAAGTCCCCGCCGTCTCCGCGCGCGAATTGCAGTCGTCACAGAACGGCGAATCTTCCTCCGCCGTACGCCGGCGCGTTGTGGCGGCGCGGCAGCGGCAGCAGCGCCGCTTCGCGGCGTCGCCCCCCGTACGCTGCAATGCCGCCATGCCCGCCCGGCTGGTGCGCCGGAGCTGCCGGCCCGACGACGGCGCCGCGGCGCTGCTGCGGATGGCGATGGACGAGCAGCACCTGAGCGCGCGGGCGCACGACCGCATTCTCAAGGTCGCACGCACCATCGCCGATCTCGAGGGCTGCGAGGACCTGAAACCGGAGCACATCTCCGAAGCCATCCAGTACCGCAGCCTGGACCGGCAGTACGGGCTGTAG
- a CDS encoding discoidin domain-containing protein — protein MTAAVAAGRAETPAAPQARTTDAPDQTVAIVLADHPSPAEQIAAAHLEQTLTALYPSANFTVSSADAGAGALIFVGTPDSLPTVRDWVGTGTLEGEEDFVIRHASRGGRQAGLIAGKTGRAVLHGAYRLTEALGCGHYITETTMPAPREVFTFEGWDMEDHPLVRERIVFNWHNFLSGCSGWDEEHWLEWIEQSQKMGYNAIMVHAYGNNPMFTYTFRGMEKEVGYTVTTRRGREWSNQHVNDIRRLPGGPIFDRAEFGSETALVSGERRIEAKQRLMQTVFTEAERRQMRVTFALDVDTGSVLPQEMITALDADERFRNGHIWLPRPDTPGGYEFYRAQVRGLLELYPQIDRIALYQRPNGAHWGLLKKVDQLPEPWRAEYREHVREHPDAAGLEQSIGAFALSKVCAAFRRALDEMGREDIRLGYGSWHTKWMPAVVEFFPEEVDLMPLDCTNTPGNKSFFDRDDSRADLMQARGRIIPIIWAHHDGQGYIGRPFLPHDDLLQPLSDLEADGFAVLHWMNRPMDLYFKNQINQVWSLRRSEPLAHTCRVMARHFFGPSHEENLGEYLLRWIHDAPSLGRVTRDHFFLLSQNRIREPEAKIRACRERLERLRSVDTSDMNPRQKERLDYFKTLEQVIIGFCENQALAYRPAYGAIRGGDYSRARALLRRADPARTIERYAELSQIGKADRGEKALVPSLGTRWMTDFIAARQAAGMETVRIHYGPTRHEDLAMDPGSYTYHIDTGGRYWSVRGEREVSHPVMTLASGTRLDPAAADAAPDAAILRSGICIDESAALAVSPMVALFEELAPGAYRVRAWLSAADGSARCRLGINALVSAPHVDTVRIEPVRARLLRVECHSYEADNWNSIYEIRSDAIDRAAPGGAAASTHTPGYPPEAVLDHDPTTRWAAQGEQWIQVPLDPGEPLESVKIAWYKGESRNYRYTLKVSDDGEQWREVTRLPDSVADAGENIGPAREVRLDRPADGSRTVTAADLPVRLDHPSKLRLRVDPLDGAVLLHALTCSPERE, from the coding sequence ATGACTGCGGCCGTCGCGGCGGGGCGGGCGGAAACCCCGGCCGCCCCGCAAGCCCGGACAACCGACGCACCGGATCAGACGGTCGCGATCGTCCTCGCGGACCACCCCTCCCCCGCCGAGCAGATCGCCGCCGCGCATCTCGAGCAGACCCTGACCGCCCTGTACCCGTCCGCGAACTTCACCGTATCGAGCGCGGACGCCGGTGCCGGGGCGCTCATTTTCGTCGGAACCCCGGATTCGCTGCCGACCGTGCGCGACTGGGTCGGAACCGGAACCCTGGAGGGTGAGGAGGACTTTGTGATCCGCCACGCGAGCCGCGGCGGGCGGCAGGCCGGTCTGATCGCCGGAAAGACCGGGCGCGCCGTGCTCCACGGCGCCTACCGCCTGACCGAGGCGCTCGGCTGCGGACATTACATCACTGAAACCACGATGCCCGCTCCGCGCGAGGTCTTCACATTCGAAGGCTGGGACATGGAAGACCACCCGCTGGTGCGCGAACGGATCGTGTTTAACTGGCACAACTTTCTCTCGGGCTGTTCGGGGTGGGATGAAGAGCACTGGCTCGAGTGGATCGAGCAGTCGCAGAAGATGGGCTACAATGCGATTATGGTCCACGCCTACGGCAACAACCCGATGTTCACCTACACCTTCCGCGGCATGGAAAAGGAAGTCGGCTATACGGTCACGACCCGCCGGGGCCGCGAATGGAGCAATCAGCACGTCAACGATATCCGCCGCCTGCCGGGGGGGCCTATCTTCGACCGCGCCGAATTCGGCAGCGAGACCGCGCTCGTTTCCGGGGAACGCCGGATCGAGGCCAAGCAACGACTCATGCAGACGGTCTTCACCGAAGCCGAACGGCGGCAGATGCGGGTCACCTTCGCGCTGGATGTCGACACCGGTTCCGTACTGCCGCAGGAGATGATCACGGCCCTGGACGCCGACGAGCGCTTCAGGAACGGTCATATCTGGCTGCCGCGGCCGGACACCCCGGGAGGGTACGAATTCTACCGGGCGCAGGTGCGCGGTCTGCTGGAGCTGTATCCCCAGATCGACCGCATCGCGCTTTATCAGCGCCCCAATGGCGCGCACTGGGGCCTGTTGAAGAAGGTCGACCAGCTGCCCGAACCCTGGCGGGCCGAGTACCGCGAGCACGTGCGCGAACATCCCGACGCCGCCGGGCTGGAGCAGTCGATCGGCGCCTTCGCGCTGAGCAAGGTCTGCGCCGCCTTCCGCAGGGCCCTCGACGAGATGGGCCGCGAAGACATCCGCCTGGGCTACGGGAGCTGGCACACGAAATGGATGCCCGCGGTGGTGGAGTTCTTTCCGGAAGAGGTCGACCTGATGCCGCTGGATTGTACGAACACCCCCGGGAATAAATCATTTTTCGACCGGGACGATTCCCGGGCCGATCTCATGCAGGCACGCGGACGGATCATCCCGATCATCTGGGCGCACCATGACGGCCAGGGCTATATCGGACGTCCGTTTCTTCCGCATGACGATCTGCTCCAGCCGCTCTCCGACCTGGAGGCGGACGGATTCGCCGTCCTGCACTGGATGAACCGCCCGATGGATCTCTATTTCAAAAACCAGATCAACCAGGTCTGGAGCCTGCGCCGGAGCGAGCCCCTCGCGCACACCTGCCGGGTCATGGCGCGCCATTTTTTCGGTCCGTCGCACGAGGAAAACCTCGGCGAATACCTGCTGCGCTGGATTCACGATGCGCCCTCGCTCGGACGGGTAACCCGGGACCACTTCTTTCTGCTGAGCCAGAACCGGATCCGCGAGCCCGAAGCCAAAATCCGCGCATGCCGTGAACGCCTGGAACGGCTGCGCTCCGTCGATACGTCCGACATGAATCCGCGTCAAAAAGAACGACTCGACTATTTCAAGACCCTGGAGCAGGTGATCATCGGATTCTGCGAAAACCAGGCGCTCGCGTACCGTCCCGCCTACGGCGCGATCCGAGGGGGCGACTATTCCCGCGCCCGCGCCCTCCTGCGCCGGGCGGACCCGGCCCGCACGATCGAACGCTACGCCGAGCTGTCCCAAATCGGGAAAGCGGACCGCGGCGAAAAGGCCCTGGTGCCGTCTCTCGGTACGCGCTGGATGACGGATTTCATCGCGGCGCGGCAGGCCGCCGGGATGGAGACGGTACGCATCCATTACGGCCCCACCCGGCACGAAGACCTGGCCATGGATCCGGGGAGCTACACCTATCATATCGACACCGGCGGACGGTACTGGTCCGTACGCGGGGAACGGGAGGTCTCCCATCCCGTGATGACCCTCGCCTCCGGCACACGCCTGGATCCCGCCGCAGCCGACGCGGCGCCGGACGCGGCGATCCTGCGCAGCGGAATCTGCATCGACGAATCCGCCGCACTGGCCGTCTCACCGATGGTCGCACTGTTCGAGGAACTCGCCCCGGGCGCGTACCGGGTGCGGGCCTGGCTGAGTGCCGCCGACGGTTCGGCGCGGTGCAGGCTCGGGATCAACGCCCTCGTCTCCGCCCCCCACGTGGATACGGTGCGGATCGAGCCGGTCCGGGCCCGGCTGCTGAGGGTCGAATGCCATAGTTACGAGGCGGACAACTGGAACAGCATCTATGAAATCCGGTCCGACGCCATCGACCGCGCGGCCCCGGGCGGCGCAGCGGCCAGCACGCATACGCCCGGATACCCGCCGGAAGCGGTTCTCGACCACGACCCGACGACCCGCTGGGCCGCGCAGGGGGAACAGTGGATCCAGGTTCCCCTCGATCCCGGCGAACCGCTCGAGAGCGTGAAGATCGCCTGGTACAAGGGCGAATCGCGCAATTACCGTTATACCCTGAAGGTTTCCGATGACGGCGAGCAGTGGCGCGAAGTGACCCGGCTTCCCGATTCCGTGGCGGATGCGGGCGAAAATATCGGGCCGGCCCGTGAAGTCCGTCTGGACCGCCCCGCGGACGGGAGCCGTACCGTGACGGCGGCCGATCTCCCCGTACGCCTGGACCACCCGTCGAAGTTGCGGCTGCGGGTCGATCCCCTGGACGGAGCCGTCCTCCTGCACGCGCTGACCTGCAGTCCGGAACGCGAATGA